The following are encoded together in the uncultured Sphaerochaeta sp. genome:
- the tsaB gene encoding tRNA (adenosine(37)-N6)-threonylcarbamoyltransferase complex dimerization subunit type 1 TsaB, protein MNVLACDTATAVMHLALVRFEEDKPVFYETSAATLGNKHSELLIPRILELCGRCNIDVKDIDLLVCTSGPGSFTGLRIAMSTLKGISLATGKPLVSVPTLDVYQGCVNMYPGAVLATIDAKKQRFYAALFVDGQRKSEDLDVTVQQIEQLLAGYPSVLLTGIDAPLLASKLSEAARKNILVETSAGANLALVLAERGRKQYLEQGSDDVGKGPSYVRKSDAEIALQQLIHSLEVSHD, encoded by the coding sequence ATGAATGTTCTTGCATGTGACACTGCAACAGCAGTTATGCACCTTGCGCTTGTCCGATTTGAAGAAGACAAGCCTGTTTTCTATGAAACGAGTGCAGCCACATTGGGGAACAAACATTCTGAGTTGCTGATCCCCAGGATTCTTGAGCTCTGTGGCCGATGCAACATCGATGTAAAAGATATTGACTTGCTGGTATGTACCAGCGGACCCGGCTCTTTCACTGGGCTCAGAATTGCGATGAGCACCCTCAAAGGTATCTCTCTTGCAACAGGCAAACCCTTGGTGTCCGTCCCAACTCTGGATGTCTACCAAGGGTGCGTCAACATGTACCCTGGAGCAGTACTTGCAACTATCGATGCGAAAAAACAGCGCTTCTATGCAGCGCTATTTGTAGATGGACAACGTAAAAGTGAAGATCTTGATGTCACTGTCCAGCAGATCGAACAGTTGCTTGCTGGATATCCTTCCGTGCTACTTACCGGCATTGATGCTCCACTGCTTGCCAGCAAGCTCAGTGAAGCAGCACGAAAGAACATACTCGTGGAGACCAGTGCTGGTGCAAATCTGGCTCTGGTACTTGCAGAGAGGGGAAGGAAGCAGTATCTGGAGCAAGGTAGTGACGACGTGGGAAAAGGTCCTTCCTATGTGCGAAAAAGTGACGCTGAAATTGCATTACAACAGTTAATCCATTCTTTGGAGGTTTCACATGATTGA